A window of Cottoperca gobio chromosome 16, fCotGob3.1, whole genome shotgun sequence contains these coding sequences:
- the LOC115020867 gene encoding oocyte zinc finger protein XlCOF6, with protein MKMTSSKKKSLHIKAKIGERQHDVVRVKTEYDSEGEVYTNGGGLNIQIKEEPLSQEISEEHNGDSSSCSDTKDEASRADVQQEQGHVKDECDSDHQPEQDFSEAAVKEESESYIKEERDSEEEATGNIQEDYGEEEEGCTESSSDFYPCPHCTVSFTDLDFLEKHVKWVHQKEYLAKLKKCLSSRTLNLIPKHTCTDCSSTFKSKVHLRIHVREAHPSAPPRRLHPCPTCARSFQYLKNLKNHCIRWHSMSVVTKGGHLSCASCGKSFKATWGQGPHLCHEPHNTESEDKPICLDVGVQCPECGKKIGTPQSLEDHMRTHTGDRPFVCKDCGRRFVERSGWRQHMKIHSGEKPYICQVCGKAFLRSHHLKCHLTTHSGKKEYSCTECGKEFGFKSSLNLHVRTHSNEKPFHCNVCGKDFNTQRNLRVHSKLHTNEKAHQCGDCGLKIGDLGALKIHLRTHTGERPYHCTVCGNRFIRLSHLRNHQRTHTGERPYKCTECDKSFTQSGDLVKHKRIHSGEKPFECPDCHNRYTSSGDLGKHRRSHTNLRPYTCQECGKSFRLSGHLKTHMLTHTGEKPYSCPNCLRRFARSHHLSGHVAKCR; from the exons ATGAAGATGACATCTTCCAAGAAGAAGTCTTTGCACATCAAAGCAAAGATAGGAGAGAGACAACACGATGTGGTCAGAGTTAAAACTGAATATGATTCAGAGGGTGAGGTGTACACTAATGGAGGTGGTCTGAACATCCAAATCAAGGAGGAACCACTGTCACAGGAGATCAGTGAGGAGCACAATGGAGACTCATCCAGCTGTTCGGACACTAAGGATGAGGCATCCAGGGCAGATGTGCAGCAAGAGCAGGGACACGTAAAGGACGAGTGTGACTCTGACCATCAGCCAGAACAGGATTTCTCTGAAGCTGCTGTCAAGGAGGAATCAGAGTCGTATattaaagaggagagagacagtgaagaGGAGGCAACAGGCAACATCCAGGAAGATTAtggcgaggaagaggagggctgCACAG AGTCATCGTCTGACTTCTATCCATGTCCTCACTGCACTGTCTCCTTCACTGACTTGGACTTCTTGGAGAAGCATGTCAAGTGGGTCCATCAGAAGGAGTATCTTGCTAAGCTGAAAAAATGCCTTTCAAGCCGCACGCTAAACCTCATCCCTAAACACACCTGCACTGACTGCAGCAGCACCTTCAAATCTAAAGTACACCTTAGGATCCATGTACGTGAAGCCCACCCTTCTGCCCCTCCCCGCAGGCTCCACCCCTGTCCAACCTGTGCACGTAGCTTCCAGTACCTGAAGAATCTGAAGAATCACTGTATACGCTGGCACAGCATGTCTGTGGTTACCAAAGGAGGGCATCTGAGCTGTGCCAGCTGTGGGAAGAGTTTCAAAGCTACCTGGGGTCAGGGGCCGCATTTGTGTCATGAACCGCATAACACAGAATCTGAGGATAAACCAATCTGTCTGGATGTCGGTGTGCAGTGTCCAGAATGTGGCAAGAAGATAGGCACCCCTCAAAGCCTGGAGGatcacatgcgcacacacacaggcgacCGGCCGTTTGTCTGTAAGGATTGTGGCAGGAGGTTCGTGGAGCGCAGCGGTTGGCGGCAACACATGAAAATACACTCGGGGGAGAAGCCGTACATATGTCAGGTGTGCGGGAAGGCCTTTTTAAGATCCCACCACCTCAAGTGCCACTTAACCACACACTCCGGCAAGAAGGAATATTCTTGCACTGAATGTGGAAAGGAATTTGGATTCAAGTCAAGTCTCAATCTCCACGTGAGGACACACTCCAATGAGAAACCCTTCCACTGCAATGTGTGCGGGAAGGACTTTAACACCCAGAGAAACCTGAGGGTTCACTCCAAACTCCACACCAATGAGAAAGCTCACCAGTGCGGTGACTGTGGGCTGAAGATCGGAGATCTCGGGGCTTTGAAAATACACCTGCGAACACACACCGGAGAAAGGCCTTACCACTGCACAGTCTGCGGCAATAGGTTCATTCGTCTATCACATCTGCGAAACCACCAACGCACCCACACTGGTGAGAGACCCTACAAATGCACTGAATGCGACAAGAGTTTCACTCAGTCTGGAGACCTGGTGAAGCATAAGAGGATACACTCTGGGGAAAAGCCCTTTGAATGCCCAGACTGCCACAATCGTTACACCTCCTCTGGTGATCTGGGCAAGCACAGGAGGAGTCACACTAACCTGCGTCCTTACACATGTCAAGAATGTGGAAAAAGCTTTCGCTTGTCGGGCCATTTGAAAACCCACATGTTAACTCACACAGGGGAGAAGCCTTATTCCTGCCCTAACTGCCTCCGCAGGTTTGCTCGCTCTCACCATCTGTCTGGCCATGTGGCTAAATGTCGCTGA